Below is a genomic region from Vitis riparia cultivar Riparia Gloire de Montpellier isolate 1030 chromosome 5, EGFV_Vit.rip_1.0, whole genome shotgun sequence.
GACACGTGGCGGAAGGAAATCGCACCAGTCAAAACTTTGAATTGACACGTGGAAATCATCACTTACTTCCAATGTAATGGTGCGTAAGAGTTATGCTACTGTGCAGACAGCCCACGGTAGTAAATTTCAAAGGAGGATTGATCTCGGAACTTGAAAGTCAAACTGAAGTACGATTGAAGTTACAGCGTCCGATTTGATTACGAGTATAGTTTCCCACCGTACATATCCTACATCCAGCAGCTtcgaattatttttttctcccatgCTTTACAATCTCAAAGGCATGAACCCCGGCAAGATATAtgtgatatgaaaaataattattttaaatggtattaatgtctttgtttttttaacttatatatattttttatttcaaaattttcattaaatgtttttttttacatcattaTATTTACACTCAATGGGTCGTTTATAATAAATTGCTCCGTGATTTCGTTTCTAATAAATTGCTCCGTGATGTGATTTCGTGAAAATAGGCAAGCTCATCGTTTGTATTgttcaaaaatttgtttgataagGAAATAAGTTATTTAGACATCCAATTCtctatcaaattataaaattgacgACTCCTTTAATTTCAACTATACTATGATTAagttttattgaattaatttacaaaaaaaaaatcttgaattagtttttaataataatggtaatttAAACTATActataattaagttttatttataccaattcatatattaataacttaattttcatttaattagaaaaagtatgatattagaaaaagaaagagtaaacctgagagaaaaaaattgaatatgagTAATAagagataaattaaaaattgagagaaataaCTTAGAAagtaaataaagatttaaaatgaGTATTTGAGGAAGGAAGGGACTTCGGAGATTGGGAGCTGATTaagtaaaagttaaaaaatgccTTTTATATGCATGAGATAAGATTTAAtggtaaaaatattataattttaaataaaattttgattttaaaataatttttttatttaaaaataaatattaaatattaaattttaaattaaaattatgattttaatttgaaactaattttctgattttcaaataaaattttaatttttaaataatatataaattattatttttatttttataattattttaaattttaataatttataaaatatatatttataacttcaATTATTAgatttaagggtatggaaacaaaaaactaacccaaaagacacaaacaaaaaacataatgaataagAAGAATAACCTATCGGCTAAGACGTGACAAACACTGttcttgaaatagatccaccctcctcgAAGATGAACTCGATGCACTAGGGTACCAGTGGTTTACCTGTAAGATTCAACAACCAAATTCATCCTTTGGTGCACTCTGTAAGCGAAATGTGTACAACTCTGGTTTTGAATAAATTCCTCTAGAATAATGTAtgaaaaaaactttgaaaactctttttaaaaattctctaaaaaattagTATTCATATATAGAGAGTAAGGGGTGACCTGGACACTAATACAATTCCAATGAGAATCTACTTGTAATCAGAACAAGACTCAAAGTGGAAGGagattctacttataaaaggaatgagactctactagcacaatcccaataggactctccccaaaaatataacactaatagaataaaataaaataaaaataaaaattatttacactcttcctacaatccCCACAAAGTGTAAAcgtgatatttatttttttttttgaggaaaaaaaaaatctaatgcaTCAGTATTGGTGTCTAAAGGTTATGAACCAGTCTTAGGACAAATAAGTATTGAATCACAAAACacggtgaaaataaatttctatgaatCAATGTTTCTTGATGTAACTCAAGGGACTTTTATCTACATTGGTTTTCTCAACTTCACTACGAGCTGTACAAAACGGGTTGACACAAATAGGCCATGTGCCCTTCCTagatattcatgagagctcTAGAGAACCTGTCTAAGTTCTCATAAGAAGCGGCCCCACCTCCACTCTCATATATGTGAATCCATCAAGTATGTTCTGCATTTAAACAtaccatccataaggaatatgatattaattaagAGTAGacacttaaccttaatcaatgTAAAATACGTTCTATCTACACCATAGGGATGAACTATCATACAATTAGAGTTGATAGAGCACCtcaagtcaacaagtgatttgttattacccatatgaacctacttcatggaatttccattctaatagGTTGGGTTACCACCACTCTTGACTTCTGTAATAGGCATAAGCCTCATCCCCCTCAATGTTTTTTccactagtttcttatttagtggtttggtcAAAGGATTGGACAAATTCAACTCCAACCTCACAAATTCTAGGTATTTAACCCTTGTTTCAAGCAGTTATTGCACAATATTGTGTCTTAGGCGTATATGTCTgttcttcccattaaatattttactcttagccTTAGCAATTGCAGTTTGGCTATCACAATGCATAGACACAAACGAGGTTAGTCTTGTTCATAAAGGGATATTTGCTAAGAGGTTTCTAAGTCACTCAACCTCAGAACCTACCTTTTCTAAGGCAATAAACTCAACCTCCATAGTAGACTGAGTAATGTAAATTTGCTTGGCATACTTCCAAGAAACTGCACTCCTaccaaatatgaaaacatatccactagtggatttTATCTCATCTGAATCCGAGatccaatttgcatcactaaatccttcaaggacactTGGAAATCCACTAAAGCACAAACCATAATTAATGGTGCCTCTCAAGTACTTAAGGACTCTACGAACAATAATCTAATGGTCCTAATTAGGACTTTGGGTGTACCGACTCAATCTACCTATTGCATAAGCAATGTCAGGTCTGATACAGttcattaagtacattaggCTCCCTATGATATGAACATACTCTATTTGGGCAACactatgttctttatttttcttcagcTGTGAACTGAGATCATAAGGAGTTGACACTagtttacaatcaaagtgttcaaacttccttaggatATTTTCAATATAGTGTTCTTGAGAAAGTTTAAGTCCATTATGTgttctatttatttaattcttagaATCACCTTTGCCTCTTAtaggtctttcatatcaaacttagaacctaaaaatttattgtaaggtattctattttgaatatgacatgCGGATAGGATAGCTTCTTCCCACAAGTTCAAGGGTGCTCATAAACTTACCAACATTGCATTAAAAGTTTTAGGACCTAGTTTTCGTTTTTTAAGTTCACGGAGAAGAACTTTAGCtaaacacccccacactttcagGTATGCTATGTCAGGTGCATACAACCCTTCCacaactcataaggagttttacCAGTTTTCCCAGATTGGTAACAAATGAGAACCATCTTCTAGTTTTAGGTTAGTCAAAATATGTCCCAAGTTCACTACATCAATTGTAGAgaactcttaaagaatgtctCATTGAAGGGATCAATGTTAGAGGTGTGCAGGACGAGTGTGAACTAGGAAAGCTTCCATTTGgatttatttcaaaacaaataatagaatgaataagaaaaaaaacttatcgGTTGAGGCGTAATAAacactgtccttgaaatagatccaccctcctcgAAGAAGAACTCGGTGCACTAGGATTCCAATGGTCTACTTCCAGGATTCAACAGCCAAATCTCGAATAGCCAAATCTCACCTTGGGTACACTCTGTAAGCGAGATGTATACAACTTGGGTTTTGAATAAATTCCTCCAGAAGGATGTATGAAAAAAACTCTttgaaaactctttttaaaaatcttcTGAAAAATTAGTATTCATATATAGAGAGTGAAGGGTGACCTGTAGGCCACTAACACAATGCCAATGAGAATCTACTTGTAATCGGAACAAGACTCAAAGTGGAAGAggattctacttataaaaggaatTAGACTCTACTAGCACAATCTCAATAGgactcttccaaaaaatataacactaatataataaaataaaataaaaataatttattggactattcccaaaaaaatataagattaataaaatagaataaaataaaaataaaatttatttacactCTTCTTACAGTTCATCGGTTCAACTGATCCAACTAATGAACCGTAAATTGGTAATTTTTCTAGTTTAATGACTGGTctagttttgaaaacattgaaaaatactaaaaaagaaaagaattaaaataatttctcatttttaattttattatataaatatataaaaaattaaatataattaatattaattaaaaatttatatattttaaatttatttaatatttatataaaagagttaaaataaataaattatatttaaaataacatatacaaataattttagtttttattgatttcaatttttttttcctccctcaaattttcaccaaaacaAATAGAAATCTAAATGGGACCGTCGAGGGCGACGAGGGGTCTGTTCCAGAGTCGGAAGCAAAACCCTAGAACAATACTATGATCGAAGTCTTCTGATCTGATTCAACTAGGTACACTCTCTTTGCTAAAAAACCTCTTCTCCTGTATCCTTTGTTTGTTTGcgaagaaaaggaaagagctTGAAAGAAAACTTTGCGTTTGTGATATTGGAGATCACAGAGTAATGAAACCATCACTAGGCTCTGCATAATACAACTATTTTACTTAGTTGAGGTGTTTTTCTGGGAGCGATACAAATCATAGGATTTaaccattcatttatttatttatttcaattattctctcagcaaccaaacagagaatTAGGGgttttgttttacatttttgttCGTGCTTGCATCATGCATTTGAAGGAGGGATGTTCCTTACTTTTAAAAGTTCGCAAACCTTCAATCCCTTTTGTGCTCAGCACGAATCCAGTTCCGAATCTCAAAGccgaaaatgaagaaaaatcgTCCGTTCTGAAAGAGGCCGATGTTCTAAAGAGGTTGAAACATGAGCATGATATCACTCTTGCATTAGAGTATTTCAAGTCTATTGCAAATTCGAAATCTTTCAAACACACGCCTCTGACCTACCAAATGATGATTGAGAAGCTCGCTAGTGAACGTGAGATGGATTGTGTTCAGTACCTTTTGCAGCAAATGAAGTTAGAGGGTATTAGTTGCTCTGAGGATCTATTTATTAGTGTGATAGGTTCGTATAGGCGAGCGGGTTCTTCTGAGCAAGCATTGAAAACGTTTTATAGGATGCAAGATTTCCATGTTAAACCCACTGTTAAGATTTACAATCACATCTTGGATGCATTGCTTGACGAGAATAGGTTTCAGATGATCAATCCTATATATAGTAATATGAAGAAAGATGGTATGGAGCCCAATGTGTTTACATACAACATTCTTTTGAAAGCATTGTGCAAGAATAATCGGGTGGATGGGGCCCACAAATTACTTGTGGAAATGTCGAGCAAGGGATGTGATCCTGATGAGGTGAGCTATACAACAATTATATCTTCTTTGTGTAAGCTCGGTAAGGTGAAGGAAGCCAGGGAGCTTGCCATGAGTTTCACTCCATCTGTGCCTGTTTATAATGCTTTGATAAATGGGGTGTGCAAGGAATACAAATTTGATGAGGCATTTCAGTTATTAGATGAAATGATGAACAAAGGGATTGACCCTAATGTTATTTCATACACAACTATCATCAATACCCTCTCCGATGCAGGGAATGTTGAGCTGTCTCTTGCTGTTTTAGCCAAAATGTTTGCCAGAGGATGTAGTCCCAATCTTCACACATTTACTTCCTTGATAAAGGGTTTTTTCTTGAAAGGGGGATCACATGAAGCTCTTGACTTTTGGGA
It encodes:
- the LOC117914885 gene encoding pentatricopeptide repeat-containing protein At3g48810 — its product is MHLKEGCSLLLKVRKPSIPFVLSTNPVPNLKAENEEKSSVLKEADVLKRLKHEHDITLALEYFKSIANSKSFKHTPLTYQMMIEKLASEREMDCVQYLLQQMKLEGISCSEDLFISVIGSYRRAGSSEQALKTFYRMQDFHVKPTVKIYNHILDALLDENRFQMINPIYSNMKKDGMEPNVFTYNILLKALCKNNRVDGAHKLLVEMSSKGCDPDEVSYTTIISSLCKLGKVKEARELAMSFTPSVPVYNALINGVCKEYKFDEAFQLLDEMMNKGIDPNVISYTTIINTLSDAGNVELSLAVLAKMFARGCSPNLHTFTSLIKGFFLKGGSHEALDFWDRMIREGVVPNVVAYNALMHGLCSKRSLGDAVSVFNQMERNGCCPNVRTYSALIDGYAKAGDLDGASEVWNWMITHGCHPNVVAYTCMVDVLCRNSMFNQAYCLIENMQVENCPPNTVTFNTFIKGLCGSGRVDWAIKVFDQMGNSGCFPNTTTYNELLDSLLKDRRFGEAFGLVKDMEHRGIELNLVTYNTIIYGYCSAGMLGEALELLGKMVVRGTKPDAITVNIVIDAYCKQGKVNIAIQLMDRLSAGKWHPDIIAYTSLISGICTHIGVEEAIVYLRRMLSEGISPNVATWNVLVRHLFSNMGHSGAVQFLDAVLGSGFETRF